The window AGCCATAATGCAAACTAAAAAACACCATCAGAAACAACAAGCAGCTGATCCTTGCCGTGCACCTCCAAGCACAGGTACACTTGTCTGCCTCTCATCAATATTTGGTCACAGAGTCCACCACCTTTACAGCATAAAATCTATACTTTAAcacatcttttcccttttccattaaATATTCTTGCTTATTTATTCTTATCCTCAGTTAATGACAACACCTGGAAGACAGGGCGACTTCCTTGCATAATACACATTGGTCTCTTCGTTTTTCCATCACTCAACCCTCAAATTTATTCTATAAGTCACACGTTCTTAGCAGACTTCTGTGTTACACTGGAACAACTAAAAATGTGCGTTTTATGACACTGAGGCACACATTGCATCACAATTACAGAAAAGAATTTTGAGTTCTTAGTTGATAATCCTGGCATGGAATTTAATGTGTGCAGCACAATTCTAGAGCCAGTGAAGCAAACTGATGACAGTCGCCTTTACTCCAGGAATGGAATCCTATCACATGAAAGTGAGAGATTAACAGACTCTGGTGCCACCTTGACACATCACCAATATTCCTCACAGTTGTTCAGCACTGCATGCAGCACACGAGTCAGCAGCAGCCGACTCACTGTACTGCTGATAAGAAAAGTGAtccaaaacaaagagaaaaatgtaCAAACTTAAATGCAAAATCAGGTAATATTACATCACATATTTCTACAACAGTGAAGAGGACACATGTGCCTTGAATTTCCCAGTAACTGATTAGAGCAGCCAGTGTGCCTGATATTAGTCAAACATGTGAAATGCTATCACACAGACTCTTGCATCACATTAGCCCTTCAGTTATTCTAAGTCAacattaatacaaatttactgaGATTAAAGTTCTCTTGAGGCATGTGCTGTACACTTCAAAGTATAAAATTCCAGCACAAGCCATCATATTTACCCACAATGTAATGTTACGGATAACAGAACTTTTGTACTTGGTGTGAGGATCAGCAGCATCCCGTGACTCTAAGCTGCATGCTTTTATAACACAGCCACGGGAGGCTTTGAGGAAACTCCCGTGACTATCAGCCTTGGTTGGCGTTAGTTCTGTCTGTGACAATTTTATTAATGACTAATGCTTTTATGATGGAATGATGAtacaataattataattattgctTATTATTCAATATCCTagtgaaataataaataacataATTAATATAATATAACTAGACATTCTTTTTTAAAATCAACATGGTAACACAACacagcctatctatctatctatcactaccTCAACGCCCTGCACTGTCCCTGCCCCAACACTGCCTCGCAGCACACATCACCTCCCCAACACTCAGCAACTCTGCTGATCCATTTCTCCGGTGGCTCCCCAAACACACCctacatagttttttttttttcatttggacAACAGTTCAAAACCATGCAGTCACCTTCCATGTCATGCATGCATTAAAATGTAAAAGTCTGTTatgtgcaatatatatatatatatatatatatatatatatatatatatatatatatatatatatatatatatatatatatatatatatatatatatatatatatatatatatatatatatatatatatatatatatatatatatatatatatatatatatatatatatatatatatatatatatatatatatatatatatatatatatatatatatatatatatatatatatatatatatatatatatatatatatatatatatatatatatatatatatatatatatatatattatattgtaTTATATTACCTGCAGCAAAGCGACTGgcatgctttttcttttcttcactcaaAGTTGATGTTCATTATTTGCAAGTTTTCCTTCCTATGTCCCTAGAAAGCAACTGTACCTCAATGGGGAGTGAAGGCGGCTGTGTAACACAAGGGAACAGAGTCAGTGGCAGCAGGAAACCTGCAACATGAACTAACCTCCTACACAGAATGTTCCCATGTAGCTCTGGTTTCCATGCTGGCTTTGTGGAAAATCCTTACCAGTATACACTCAACACAAAGTCAAGTATTgtgccactaaaaaaaaaaatagtatagttGGATCCAATACCAATATTTTCTTTGATCAAATCTCACTCTATGaatccattttatttatttatctttccagAACAGCAGATATGTCACTTGTACATGTGTCGCCTGATCAATGACTCAGCGTATATTTTAAAAAGATATTTTTGTGGCATTACAAGAATTAATAAAATCATTGCTAAAATTTTAAACCTTCAAAATTATGGCAACAAAAATTCCGTTTGTGTGCAAAAGTGTCTTGCACCGAGAAAATCTGTTCTGGTGAGTGTAACGACAATTTTTTCAAGGCATCTTTGAAAACATGCTCTGCAAATATTTCAGACTGCCTTTGCCTATAATGTTAAACGGAATCATGACAAAATAAATACCACAACACagaatgaatataaatataaacatgaTACTGTATGGGATTCTGATGAACCGCGCGTGGGCCTGAGATATACACGTCAGGGAATGTATCATCCACAATAAGTAGTCACATATATAGTCAGTCTTCCAGCACAAACAAGCAAGAGAGGTGTGTGACATAATGGCTTGACTGATCACCTGAAGAACACCGATGTAAGAGAAAATTAACCTGACAGAGAAGCTGGTCATTAGGTAGGCAGGAGTCAGCAGCCATAGCATGAGGGGCCGGGAGAAAAAGGACACTAGCAATGCTCACAACACTAACCAACCTCGCAGACAATTTGACGCCACACATGCTATAAACATACCACGTCCCCTCTCCTGCCAGACTGCCACCCCTAAATGTCTGCCACTGGTTGTCAAGGAAACCACAGTGTGTTCACCTCTTTGATGCGAACAAGCAAACACGCTTTCCTAAAGTTTGCCGGgtgtatctttatatttatatgCTACTTACTGCATTCACAAAGCCATTAGTGTCAGACAGAGAATCCCATActaaaataatatgaataacaATTACAAatgtcacaaaaaaaaaatatcaggtaaGCTCCCACTAAAACAATATCAGTTAGAAGTGTGGTCGCATTGTTTCTGTGAAGACATATTTGTATTCCTACTCTACAGGGTTTGCATGATGCCCTTATCAAAATTAGTGTTGCAACTCTGTTAGTAAAATACGCTTTAGTGTAAAAAATATCGAAATTCAAAATGTGCAAGATTAACAATGCAAATATTTTTCAGTGTCCAATGAACACAAAAGACTGACTCAATGATCAAGACTCTGGGGCAGCCTTGAACTTGCATATTGCTAAAAATCTGTTTCTTTGCAGTTTTGACTTTCTCCGCTCACAGTCCAGGTTATAAAATTACCCCAAAGTCATCATTATGCACGTGAATACAACTATAAAATCTATTTCTAACTAAAATTAAATAGAAACTTTGATAAAAATATCACAAATTGTCTTCATGTGATAACTTCTTGCAATTAAAAATCATTACAGAACTAAGTCATAATCCCTAGGAATCTTTGGCTATAAGATCTACAAAGCTTTAAAAACAACGCCAGTAAATAAATGTACACTTCTCCAACCTAAAATATTACAACCTTACCATTAAAAATCACAATCCCCAACTCTGCGGGAAGGCCACCGGAGGGACTTataggttggtggtggtgaccgcAGAGATGCCGTGAACCATGATGGTGGGCTTGAGGCCGTTGGTGATGCCTGTGAGGAGCCGCAGGTAGTCTAGGTGGAGAGCCGTGTTGGTGGGCGGGCCAGGCAGGTACAGGAAGGTGACGGCCGTGTCCACGCTCTGCCCTGATATTAGCCCGTTCACCCCATTGATGTACTCTTCATTTAGGTTAGTGAGGTAGTTCATGTTGGCTTCAGACTCAGCATCAGAATTCACACTGTCGACCTCCtggaaatgaagaataaagacATGAATAAGTAACTTTTCATTGAGGTGAGTGAGGTAGTTCATGTTGGCTTCAGACTCGCCATCAGAATTCCTACAGTTGATCTCCTTGAAATGTAGAATAAAGGCATTACTAAGTAACTCTAAAGATCAATGTTCCTCTATTATTTCACAGTTGGAAAGAGAGGCAGTTTTTTGGGGGAGGTGTAGAGAAAAGATTAGCTTCATGAGGACATTAACTTAGGAAGAAGTAACTTAAAAAAATCAATGTTCCTCAAATATTCCTCAGTTGAAAAGAGAGGTGGTTTCTTTGGGGAGGTGTAGAGAAAAGATCAGATTCAGGCCTTTGATAAATTTAACTTAGacatgaagacaagaagaagcaACTCAAAAAATCAATGTTCCTCTAATATTCCACAGTTGAAAAGAGAGGTGATTTCTTTGGGGGGAGGTGTAGAGAAAAGATTAGCTTCATGACCTTTGATGTTGGTGAAGTTAACTTAGACATGAAGACAGAAAGAAGTAACTCAAAAAATCAATGTTCCTCTAATATTCCACAGTTGAAAAGAGAGGTGATTTCTTTGGGGGGAGGTGTAGAGAAAAGATTAGCTTCATGACCTTTGATGTTGATGAAGTTAACTTAAacatgaagacaggaagaagTAACTCAAAAAATCAATGTTCCTCTAGTATTCCACAGTTGAAAAGAGAGGTTGTTTCTTTGCGGAGGTGTAGAGAAAAGATCAGATTCAGGCCTTTGATACATTTAACTTAGACATGAAGACAGGGAGCAATACTGGAGCTGGCACTGCGGAAATATGTGTGATACCAGCAGGAAAGATCAACGGTGAAAGCAATGGAATTAAAGAGGAATGGAATTGGAggggaggatcaagacacctctccatccgaaactgatctCTATTTTGACCACTCATTTCTATTTGCTTATATATGGGCAGTGCAGAGTGGGCCTTTattctcctttagtttttacccttgagctggtTCCTCTACTGTACaaagaatataataaagaaaagtcTCAGTTTTTTAGAACAATCAGGAAGAAGGCAGTACAGGGAAAATGTAGTATATGTCATGCTAAGTGTCCTGTATTTCCTGTTTACTCtactgttaaaaaaataaaacataacaatAAAAGTTTCAGTATACTCAGAGCAATCAGGAAAAGGCAGAGCaggaaatgggtaatgtacaggTCATGCCAGGTGTCAAGACGGGAGACACCGCCAGCTTACCTTGTGCAGATGTGTGGCCACGTGGTCCCAGGGCACAGACACGATGGTGGCGTTGATTCTCAGCTCGTGCAACATCTTCTTCACCTGGGTCCTCTGCGCCTCAGGGTCGGCATCACGCGAGGACACACACAGGAACACTCGCagcgtcgtcttcttcctccacgtGGAAACCTACAAGAACGTCAGCATCCATTATTCACAGTCCCTATCATACAGAGCCCCCATCATTCAAAGCCACCCAATTATCAACAGACCCCAGCATTCACAGTCTCAGCTTCACCACACACCCCTCATTCATAGCTCCTCCAAAATTCACAGCCCCTCCAGCATTTACAGGCCCACAGAATTCACAGCCCTTCATTATTCAGTCACCCATCATTCACAGCCACAGCTTCACCACACACTCAAGGACACAAGGATATAAGGGGCCATATTCTAAAACCTTtcagcacccaagcacacatatttgacagtttTCATAGGATTTTAgcaatttccaggggtagttttatgatcctggtggtagtttgaccctccttctgtaccaggaacctaagtAAACACTCGTACAAACCAaattatctcctttttggtcattggaaaagttgatgtgagaggcggaagggtcTGACAATATGTTAACACTTCTTACCATGTTGAGAATAGTTGCAAGTTGCATGAGGAAGAGAGACGTGGTTCCAAATATGTTTGAGTCATCGGGATTCAAGAAGTCCACCGGCCACACATCAATGAAGTACTTCTGCTTGTTGTCCTTTCTGAAAAATAGAAATACAGTACCAAATTAGCAAGCACGTAACATCATGCTCTCACCCTCAAAATGTTGCACCTCCTTACTGATATTCTTTCTACATATCCTCATGACCTTACCCTTGAGATCTTGCACCTTTTAATTACTGACTCTCTTTTCTACACAGCCTCATGCTCTCACCCTTAACCCCGTAgctgcggggatcgtgtttcttaatggtccctccaagcgagaaaaatgagaaaaaatcacccttcacacaaaccatttcataatatatatcaaagcatttgtgatcagattatgtatcatctattttggggggtttatatcatggcacaaatttggcccgtccctgctaccaggttaaaatcctcctcctccttattactgACTAACTTTACATGTGCTCTCATCCGCACAATCCTGCATCTCCATGTTACTGACTATCTTTTCTGCATATCATCATCCTCTCACCCTTAACATCTTGCACCTCCTTAGTCTGCCTATCACCATCCTTGAAGCAACTAATGTCCAATGTCTCCTTACCTGAATATTGCAGCTTTGTCCATTTGGTGGAAGTGTCGACAAAGACAAACATTCTTCCCGAGGTTTACAATGTCCAGGATCATTTTGACGTATTCTTCTGAGGTGATGTGGGAGGTCATGCCCGACCCTTGCGTCAACAGAGAAGGTGAGGATACAGTTGGAGAAGTTGCGTGGTAGCTGTTGACATTGAAAGGCGAAGAGTCcctgaaagaaatgggaaaactATGAACTCTGTGCCGTGCCAACCCTTGAGGAAAACAATTTTGTTCAGCAAAGCCAATGAATCAATTTCAGAATTCTAAGTTCTACAATTCAAATGCTGCAGCATATATATGCATCTAAGACTGACAAGCTTAAATTAATTCTTGCTGCATAAATACATCATTGCTGTTATCTGAGGATGTAAAGACAAGGTGAtgattttctcatttctttaaaAAGCAACACTGGAAAGAATAATAGTAATATGGCAATGTCAAAGTGTTAAGTGTGAATATGAAGTTTCATTCATATTTTGAATTACATCAACAAAGTCTACTATTAAGAGAACAGTCTATATTCCTTATTGGAAAACTGTACAAATCAGCAGATGATGCTTTGGCCGATGGCTGCACAAAACACATTCAGACAGACGACACAAGCATGTGATGTTAATACAATTTAGTATGTACAGTATTTTTATGGTGAGTACAAAGTGTGAATACACATACTAAATCATAACAACAGTCATCATCAAACTAAGCTTGGTATTGAGTACTGCTTCTTATCTAATCATAGCTTACTGGTTTCAATACTTGTTCAATCTCTCTATAATGCTCGGGACTGGAATCACCAACTATACCTGTCCTGTCCAATCATACAGATATGTGGTGCAGCCACATGCCTAAGAAAACGTGTGTGGAACTAATAAGCACTCAGAGGCAGCACGCCGCAACcaaagctgcacacacacacacacactgcctcctGGGTATGCATGTTAGTTTGCTTGTTAGCAGGACATGAAAGGTGAGTAGATTTAACTGAAACTTTGCAGAAAATTAGTTCATAGGCCCAAGAACTAGTGACTAGAAATCTACACAAAATACTTATGACTTCTTCCTTAGCCCATGAACTGACTTTTCTTGATGAACCCTGTCAACAAACAACAACTGTCTTAGCGGAATCATGAGGCATAAAACAAAATAGTTCAGACAGCAAAGATTAATTGCCTGGGAATAGATTGATAGGGGTGTCCAGTCATGGTGCCACAACTATTGTGGTTATATCGCAGTGCTTAAGAACAGTGGATGGGATAGCCAATGCATGAAAGCATTAATGAAGCATAACCCTGGTCACCTATGGATTTTAAATTTTTACCTCTGTAATATAACATTATTTCATTATGCAGCATATCCTTCAAGCAACACTCACTATGGTTTTGTAATGAAGCCTAATCCTTAAAATTAGAGAATAGCTCACAAGGTACAGAAATCATGCAGTGCCTATCAGTAAATATATGCAAATGCCttgataatgatgaaaagtagGAAACTCGGCTGCATGGGTAGTAAAAATATAGGGATGTACCTATTGTGTTGGCATCATAGAAGCTGTAACTTGTCTCAGGCTAAACAAACTCTAGGTAGAGCAATTAGCACTATCAATCACAGTCATGTCTACGCTGCAATGCACACGAGACAACTAAATCATGGATGAGTTGGAGTCAGTCATATGTACAGACAAACCAACAGATAGGACAGTAGTAACGAAGAAGAGTGTGTTACCCGAGGGGAGGGttctctccgcctccctcagcaATAGAGCCATAAGAAAATGACGCTGAGATCTCGTATCTAGCAAACAAAAGAAACGATCACAGAATGTTACTGTTAGGTCATTACTCGTGTAATAAAAGTAGAAACAAGATTCACTGGAAACTTATATTTGATTTTTCATGATCTAAATTTCTGAAACATAgatagaactactctgtttctgTAGACTTTTGcatgttttatatctatttttgctAATTATGTTCATAAACTTATAGAATCTCAGAAAATTGTATTTTCAATAGAAAGTTAAGCATTGTAAAATATATTCAGTAATCTTTGAATTTCTCATTGGAGGAAAAACAAACCAAGCTCTGCAAAGCTTTTAAAAAGTATATGATGTCTACCAAGCTCAGTCTATAAAGCAGGCCCTTCAGCAGCACCAATAACCTTCTACGGCTTTAAAAtatattgtcatcattattttgGGGTTAGTGGTTACTGTCAACAGCATGTCATCTATCATTTAAGTTATGGGTTAGTAGTAATTAACTTCCTGCAAAACCAAAAGATgcattgccttcctttctttgagGCGTGCTGCAGAGCATATTAGTGAAGCCAAAAAATGTCTTTCTACCCTGAAAACTGCTGTAATTTTTCACACTTTCATTATTTCATTAGTATTACTTTAGGCcatatatatggaaaaaattcAAGGATATCATGTCATTTTAAGAGCAGCAAATAAAGCCCAGCGAGTGAGTGTACCTTGTGAAGAAGTCCTGCGAGGGGGTGTTGTCCTTGAAGCCCATGAGGATAGTGTTTGGCTTCATGGCACCGAGGCCGGACACCCGCGCCAGGTGGTGCAGCCCGTCCCTCACTGACGGCGCCACAGTAACCTCCACAAAGGCCTTCACCTGGGAATATTAGGTGGGTGGAAATGTTAACCAGGATGTGAATGAAAGGATGTGTGAATGGAAATGGGTGTAGAAAAAGTAGCTGGTGTGTGAATGTGTAAATGTTAATGTCAGGATGTAGAATAAGATTTGatgtttttatttaattattaatcTATTCATCTATTGTCGTTGGTTTGTCTCAAACATAGAAAAAACAATCAAAGAAAATGCAGCTGAATGAGAGTATAATTATCTAACAGCTTTACAGAACTTAGTGGaatctatagtcttccaaatatgtcgaggccggtctggcatTGGTtcccgtgggtcctttcctcccctctgctctgccacacagtcccaacacctatctcttcctctcatatgtaagctataggtaacatatgagaggaaaaaataggtgttggggctgtgtggcagagcagaggggagaaatggacccgtgggagccaacgccaaaacagaCTCGACAATTTGATTTCACTGTAGCAAAGCATTTTGAACCTTCCAACGGAGAGAGATGCGAATGATTGCCTACCTTCAAGTGATCCACCAGGGCCATCCACTTGGGGTAGTCCTGGGCTGCTGGGTCCTTCAAATCGTCCTCTAACGTGCCAACCTGAGTATTGAGAGGAACTTAGCTTAGAACTGGTGAAAGCTCAGTAAACCTGCAGTATAATGAAAGGTATTTATTGGGCTGAAAGTGATATCATGAATAGGTAAAGCAATGAAGGGCAGAAACAGTCCATTAGTTGGTGAATCAaaggagtaataggaggaggagtaggaggtgaaggGATTATCAAGACAAGAAAGTGACATCATGAGTATATAAAGCAatgaaggccaaggaagacgtggagaagggtggtggaggaagatacgAGGAGGCTGAACaccacggaagaaatggctatggaccggcaacagtggaggagacTTGTATCCCATCCAAcaccaccatagggaataaatggacgttaaacaatgatgatgatgaatgatggGAATTAGTGGCCCATTAGTTAGTGTatgaaaggaggagtaggaggaggaggagggagaggagaggggagaataaAGACAAAGACACTTCTCCTTCCGAATCTGACCACTCCTATCTACCACTGCAGTGtgcttttatttgcttgtttgtttttctatatttattgccCATGAGTTGTTTCCTCttccataaaaagaaaaaatgttaatatctgtggtcatatatcTCAATTTGCATGACAACTTGAGAACCCAACATGTACAAACGCATAGAAACATGTAAGAGAGTACGCACCTTGACATGGCCCAGAACGTAGAGGCCAGACTTCTTCAGGTCGTTGGTGAAGTCAATGAGTGGACAGGCCGACCGAGGACTgttcaccatcagcagcatctgGGGCCGCCAGAACTTGACATGATCTTTTCTGGAGTCCAGCAACAGCAAGTACTTCCGAACCTTAGGAAAATAAGTGATTGTTTAAGAAAAAGCTTGCCTTTCACAGGACCTTAGATATATGGTTAAAATGTGCTTTtctacataaaaaaaatgaaatctgTATATGTGAGTTTGGTTCCTAAAAATTCTTACTAATGATGATTTTAAAAATGGCAAAACAAGTCTTCCAACACATCAAAGTAACATGAGTGTTACACATTAACGCATTGTCCCCCAAGAAATGCTGAAAGTAAGAACATCTGACAATGATCAGTACTGTGAAATAAAGTATGTATAACCAAAACTGCATGCATGTATTGAATTCTGATGGAAATATAACTACATATAGACCACCAAGCATATAATGTAATGAGAATACTTATGGCAAGGCTTTCCTGTAGAGCTcaaataataagaacataagtTGCAGGCATATACTGATTTTTGGATGACATAAACAACACATAAATCAGTGAGAATATATGTAATAATGTGAATACTTTTAACAAGGCCTTCCTGTAGTGCTGAGGGAATAAGAACACAGGAGCTCCTCACCTGATGGAATATAAGCGCCTGGGAGATGGACCCCCACTGGTGCTGCTCGGAGGGTGAGTGCAGGTGCAGGATGATGACCAGGACCAGCAGGAGGATGATGCAGATGGCAGCCACTGAGGGGCTGATCACAAACATCATTGCACCGTTTCCGATCATGCCCAAAACAGACGTCCACCACGAGAAGTAGCGGAACGTTGGCCTGGAGTAAACACAGGAGAGAAACGTCAATATCTGCTATACAAGTGTGAGGGAACAAAGCGTCAGAGATGTAGATTGAAAGATGGAAATGTGTATATCATGTGATCTAATCCTTAAATGTGAATACTTCCTATTTCTTCTGTATTTCTGTAAATTTTCAGTGGGTAGTCACAGTGTTTGCCTCCAACCATTACTTGCATACATTACTCCAATAAGAAAAGCAAATGAtaattccattcttctctctcatgTCATATGCATGAATACAGAATAAATTTTCAACTACCAAAGGTAAGCATTTTGAATCCCAATAATTTTTTCTCCTAGCTTTGGGTAAGGGACaaaatatttaattattctaagacAGGGGAATGAGGCCACTTGCTTTCGCATATATAAAGTACTGTAGTTTTCCTTACCAAATAACAGATTAGAATGTAGGATGGGCAGCTGAAGGTTATAGATGAAACAGTAGGATAGAATGGAGAGTATCGATTGACATGGCAAACTACGGATAAATTTTCACTCCACTAACCTGAAGTTTGGAGCACTGGCCCACTCCAGCCCAAGACACGCCAGGTTGGTTGCAAAataagacaggaggaagaagatggacgtGAACTCTGCGATCTGATTCAATCCTCCGATAAGAAGAACGAACTCGACCAGTATGGCGGACACAATCACGGCACCGACGGGGTTACTTCCAACAGACAACACTCCGATGAAGTAAGTCAGTCTCCCTGTAAATGTAAGTCACCAAATTACACTTAAACATAGTAAGTCAGTTTCCCTGTAGGTATAATGAACAAAATTACACTTGAGGTAGTTTTGACACTCCACTTGGTCTCTTCAGGAAACAAGGccactgataatgataataacaatactgATGCTTCATAACccgttgactgtggatttcctacaagaagacatcaccaagctacagggatggaacaaagagtggctgctacaattcaatagagaaaaatgtaaagtcctgcaccttgggaggggatatccagcataccaataccacatgggaaacactccactatccaccacagaggcagagaaagacctgggagtgtatgttaccaggctaccagtgaagggatatccagcacaccaataccacatgggaaacactccactatccaccacagaggcagagaaagacctgggagtgtatgttaccaggctaccagtgaaggccaaatccgtgccaatcgcagcggacggaatAATGAAGAGAGGATCTTACCATATATATTGTCCTTCACCAGGGCTTCTAAGACTCTTGAAGACCCAATGATGTTACTCAAGCTGGCACTCAAGGTAGCTGTTATGATGCCTGGAAGATAATGATTTCATGTTAGATTTTGTTTTGAGTTTTCTATTGTCTTAATCAGCTGTGTGAGGAAGGGGGTGACACTGATGATACTAAGATGATGGgaagataaataggaggaggaggaggaacaggaagagaaggaggaggaggaggaggaaaagggtggggaagagagagaatgaggaggaggaggaggagaaacaggaaaaaggtgaggaagagaacgagagtgaagatgaggaagaagaggaataggaaagagggtgaggaagagaaagagaatgaagatgaggaggaagagaatgagagtgaaaatgaggaagaagaggaataggaaagagggtgaggaagaggaagagaatgaggatgagaaggaagaggaagagaatgaggatgtaGAGAAACAGGGGCAAAATTACAAGGATgaggacagggagaaggaaacatggaataaCAGGCAACAGAGAGCtcgtaataaaaataatcatgtttTTTATCCCTCCAAAGCACTAATTCTTC of the Eriocheir sinensis breed Jianghai 21 chromosome 24, ASM2467909v1, whole genome shotgun sequence genome contains:
- the LOC127002784 gene encoding solute carrier family 12 member 9-like isoform X3 yields the protein MRRPGTRQSLLVTLLRRRQQRGWWEGEDGSCRMLLNDLEKAPLLSQRKLFRSLSGRDISSNGSEGSNTNRTLGLFGGVFAPVCLSQFSSLLFLRVGFIVGNLGLLVACGSLTLAYAILLFTILSICAISTNGAVEGGGAYYMISRTLGPEFGGAIGILFFFANVFSSALYTTGCVEGLVDNFGESGSIAHFLLDGKWYQFGYGSAVNVFNMLVCLIGAAMFARFTVIIYAVVLICTGSVILTYFVENHVIEVPIPSSNPIVNETHPMNGTYTGFSGRTLEDNLYISYSRDYTNCDDSEDYMSCITVTYAMTFGVLFSGVTGIMAGANMSGELKEPGKSIPRGTLMATLFTFTIYLLLFVLTASTTERFLMTNSYIFMMGINLWKPFVTIGIITATLSASLSNIIGSSRVLEALVKDNIYGRLTYFIGVLSVGSNPVGAVIVSAILVEFVLLIGGLNQIAEFTSIFFLLSYFATNLACLGLEWASAPNFRPTFRYFSWWTSVLGMIGNGAMMFVISPSVAAICIILLLVLVIILHLHSPSEQHQWGSISQALIFHQVRKYLLLLDSRKDHVKFWRPQMLLMVNSPRSACPLIDFTNDLKKSGLYVLGHVKVGTLEDDLKDPAAQDYPKWMALVDHLKVKAFVEVTVAPSVRDGLHHLARVSGLGAMKPNTILMGFKDNTPSQDFFTRYEISASFSYGSIAEGGGENPPLGDSSPFNVNSYHATSPTVSSPSLLTQGSGMTSHITSEEYVKMILDIVNLGKNVCLCRHFHQMDKAAIFRKDNKQKYFIDVWPVDFLNPDDSNIFGTTSLFLMQLATILNMVSTWRKKTTLRVFLCVSSRDADPEAQRTQVKKMLHELRINATIVSVPWDHVATHLHKEVDSVNSDAESEANMNYLTNLNEEYINGVNGLISGQSVDTAVTFLYLPGPPTNTALHLDYLRLLTGITNGLKPTIMVHGISAVTTTNL
- the LOC127002784 gene encoding solute carrier family 12 member 9-like isoform X1: MATSINSTNAEFGGSGETETEAVVGVNRKEKAPLLSQRKLFRSLSGRDISSNGSEGSNTNRTLGLFGGVFAPVCLSQFSSLLFLRVGFIVGNLGLLVACGSLTLAYAILLFTILSICAISTNGAVEGGGAYYMISRTLGPEFGGAIGILFFFANVFSSALYTTGCVEGLVDNFGESGSIAHFLLDGKWYQFGYGSAVNVFNMLVCLIGAAMFARFTVIIYAVVLICTGSVILTYFVENHVIEVPIPSSNPIVNETHPMNGTYTGFSGRTLEDNLYISYSRDYTNCDDSEDYMSCITVTYAMTFGVLFSGVTGIMAGANMSGELKEPGKSIPRGTLMATLFTFTIYLLLFVLTASTTERFLMTNSYIFMMGINLWKPFVTIGIITATLSASLSNIIGSSRVLEALVKDNIYGRLTYFIGVLSVGSNPVGAVIVSAILVEFVLLIGGLNQIAEFTSIFFLLSYFATNLACLGLEWASAPNFRPTFRYFSWWTSVLGMIGNGAMMFVISPSVAAICIILLLVLVIILHLHSPSEQHQWGSISQALIFHQVRKYLLLLDSRKDHVKFWRPQMLLMVNSPRSACPLIDFTNDLKKSGLYVLGHVKVGTLEDDLKDPAAQDYPKWMALVDHLKVKAFVEVTVAPSVRDGLHHLARVSGLGAMKPNTILMGFKDNTPSQDFFTRYEISASFSYGSIAEGGGENPPLGDSSPFNVNSYHATSPTVSSPSLLTQGSGMTSHITSEEYVKMILDIVNLGKNVCLCRHFHQMDKAAIFRKDNKQKYFIDVWPVDFLNPDDSNIFGTTSLFLMQLATILNMVSTWRKKTTLRVFLCVSSRDADPEAQRTQVKKMLHELRINATIVSVPWDHVATHLHKEVDSVNSDAESEANMNYLTNLNEEYINGVNGLISGQSVDTAVTFLYLPGPPTNTALHLDYLRLLTGITNGLKPTIMVHGISAVTTTNL